GATGGCCGGCAATCGCTTCCACCGCCACAAATCCCTCGTGCGTGGCTTTGTGCGCCAGCATAGGTTCGCCGGCGACATCGCCGATGGCAAAGATGTGCGGCTCGCTGGTTCGCCGCTGTCCGTCCACTTTAATGAACCCTCGCGCATCCACTTCGACGCGCGTGCTCTCCAGCCCTAATCCTGACGAATTCGGCTTGCGACCGACTGCCACGAGAACCCTGTCGAACACCTGTTCGGGCTGAGCGACATCGGGACCCTGAAGGCGAACCCGAATGCCCGCTCGATCTTCGGTCATCTCCAGGACGGTCGTGTTAACGAGGATCGCCGCGAAGAGTTTCTCCAGCCGTTTCTGAAGGATTGAGACGAGATCGCGATCAACGCCGGGCAACAGTCCCGGCATCATTTCGACGACAGTGACGCGGCTGCCCAGGGTCGCATAGACGCTGCCCAGTTCCAGACCGATATAACCGCCGCCGATGACCAATAACGTCTCAGGAATGTCGGGGAGTTCGAGCGCCGTCGTCGAATCCATCACGCGAGGTGACTCCAATGAGAGCGCCGGAATGGTTGCCGGTCGGGACCCGGTAGCAATGATCACATGTTCAAGCGACAGTCGTTCCGAGCCGCCATCCTTTTTCTCAACCGTGAGCGTCCGCGAATCGAGGAATTTCGCCCGCCCGCGAATATAGTTCACCTTCCGCTGTCGGGATAGTTGTCCCAGGCCGGAGGTCAACCTGGCGACGACGCTCTCTTTCCAGGCTCGCAGCCTATCAAGATCAACTGTCGGCTCACCGAACGTCACCCCCCATTGAGCCGCTTCGCGCGCGTCGGTGATAACCTTGGCCACATGCAGCAAAGCCTTGGACGGGATACATCCGCGATAAAGACAGACGCCACCGGGATTCTGCTCTTCGTCAATCAGCGTCACATCCATTCCCATGTCGGCGGCGTAAAAGGCGGCGGCATAGCCTCCCGGTCCTCCGCCGATAATCGTCACCCGCCGATTGTTCATCAGTGCACTCATCATCCCTCCTTCGACGAGTCAGTGCTGATGCACAGGGATCATCTCACTCATCCATGTCAGCCGTGTTCATCCGTTCAGATCATTCGGATGGATGCGGGATGTCCTCCGCATCATCTTCCGGGGACTGTGATGGTGATCATCCTCCTCAGGTGCTCTCCTATCCCGTGCATCACTCCTGTAGACGCAACAGCATCGAGCCTGCTCCTTGTACTTGTTTTCCACGCAGGCCGATCCCGCTGACGCGAGATATGCCCTTCTGTTGTAAAGCACCCACGCGTAAGTGATGCCGAAAAATAACGGATCGCCGAAAAAATGGCAAGCACGCCTCCCGTTGTAACCATTGCGACTTTGGGACCAA
The DNA window shown above is from Blastocatellia bacterium and carries:
- a CDS encoding FAD-dependent oxidoreductase, with protein sequence MMSALMNNRRVTIIGGGPGGYAAAFYAADMGMDVTLIDEEQNPGGVCLYRGCIPSKALLHVAKVITDAREAAQWGVTFGEPTVDLDRLRAWKESVVARLTSGLGQLSRQRKVNYIRGRAKFLDSRTLTVEKKDGGSERLSLEHVIIATGSRPATIPALSLESPRVMDSTTALELPDIPETLLVIGGGYIGLELGSVYATLGSRVTVVEMMPGLLPGVDRDLVSILQKRLEKLFAAILVNTTVLEMTEDRAGIRVRLQGPDVAQPEQVFDRVLVAVGRKPNSSGLGLESTRVEVDARGFIKVDGQRRTSEPHIFAIGDVAGEPMLAHKATHEGFVAVEAIAGH